GTGGGTCAGCCGGAACGCCACCCCGGGACGGCCCAGGGCCACCGTGCGCAGCCAGTGCTCGACGTGGCCGAACTCGGTGCGCTCGGTGCGCAGGAACTTGCGGCGCGCCGGGACGTTGAAAAACAGATCGCGGACTTCGACCGTGGTGCCCGGCGGGTGGGCCGCCGGCGCCGGCGCGCCAATGCGGCCGTGCTCGGCCTCGATCCGCCAGCCGTGTTCATCGCCTGCCGTTCGGGACACCAGGGCGAAGCGCGAGACCGAGGCGATCGAGGGCAGCGCCTCGCCCCGGAATCCGAGGCTGCCGACCCGCAGCAGGTCGTCCAGGGTGGCGATCTTGCTGGTCGCGTGCCGGGTCAGCGCCAGTGCGAGCTCGTCGGAACCGATGCCGGCGCCATTGTCGCGCACACGCACCAGGCGGCTGCCGCCGGCCTCGAGGTCGACATCGATGCGATCGGCGCCGGCGTCGAGCGCGTTGTCCAGCAGTTCCCGGACCACGGCGGCAGGCCGCTCCACGACCTCGCCGGCGGCGATCTGGTTGATCAGGGGGTCGGGCAGGACGCGGATGGCCATCGGCTGGGGCGTTGCTGGCACGCGACTTTAGCCCAGTTGATGGATGAGACCGCTACTGCGGCCGTCGAACTACGCGCCACGGCGCGCAGTTCGATGGCCTCGCAACGCGTGCTCACCCAACATCCGGGCGAGCAGGCAGCCAGAGCCCGGCTGCGTCGCCACTGGCTGGACCCATGCCTCAAGAATTGTCGTCATGCCCTTGTTTTTTATAGACGGGCACGTCGATCTCTGCGGTCGGTCCGGGTCAGCCGGCCGCGCGCCTGGGCTATGATTGGGCCCATGACCGCAGCCACACCCCCCCGAAATCCCCTGGCCGAGCGCTTCCGGGGCTTCCTGCCGGTGGTGGTGGATGTCGAGACCGGCGGCTTCGATCCCGGCCGCCATGCCCTGCTGGAAATCGCGGTGCAACCGCTGGCGATGACCGAAGACGGCATCCTGGTACCCGGGGAGATCACCAGCACCCATGTGATTCCGCATGAGGGCGGCGAACTGGATCCGCGCTCGCTTGCCGTCAACGGCATCGACCCGCACCACCCCCTGCGCGCCGCGCGCCAGGAACGGGCCGCGCTGGATTTCGTTTTCAAGCCGATCCGGGTGGCCATCCAGGCCGCCGGCTGCCAGCGCGCCATCCTGGTCGGCCACAACGCCCATTTCGACCTGGCGTTCCTGAACGCTGCGGTGCGCAGGACCGGCCACAAGCGCAATCCGTTCCATGCCTTCACCGTGTTCGACACCGCCACCCTGTCCGGGCTGGCCTATGGCCAGACCGTGCTCAGCCGCGCCCTGCAGGCTGCCGGCCTGGACTGGGACAGCACCGAGGCGCATTCGGCCCGTTACGATGCCGAGCGCACGTCCGCCCTGTTCTGCGGCATCGTCAACCGCTTCCGGGCCCTGGGCGGCTGGCTGCAGCCGGGCCGCGCCGACGCCGCCTGAGCGCAAGACACCTTGCCTGGATGATTCATGGCACCGCTGCAGCGGCCGCCGATCTTTTCGACGATCTCGCGACGCGTCCCCGAGCTGCATCCGGGCTGGCGGAACGCCAGCGACGCGCCCGGACCGGCTTGACCCGGCCCCACCCGGCCCCCACCCTGTCGGCATGCCGATCTACGAGTACCGCTGCGAACAGCCCGACTGTGGACAGCAGGGCCAGCGCTTCGAGAAGCTGCAGCGCCTGTCCGACCCGGACGCACCCTGCCCGGCCTGCGGCCACCCGGCCGTGCGTCTGCTGTCGGCGCCGAGCGTGACCATGGGCCAGGCACACACGCTCAAGGAAAAGCATTTCAGCGAGCGTGGCTTCACCCAGTACAAGCGCCTGGGCAAGGGCGTCTACGAGAAGACTGCCGGCAAGGGGCCGGCGATCATCTCCGACCCCGGGGATTGAGGCGGCCGGGCCGCAGCCGCTAAGGTGACCGGCCCGCATCCCCCACCCGGACCTGCCATGAATCCCAGCCTCCGCGTCCTGCTGGCCGCGGCCTGCGCCGCCGCGCTGACCGCCTGTTCCAATCCCGCCGCGCCCCCGGCCGGCACCGATGCTCCGCGCGCTTCCGAAACCCCGATGAGCTATCCGAGCAGCCGTACCGTCGAGCACGCCGACTCCTACCACGGCGAGTCCGTGGCCGATCCGTACCGCTGGCTGGAGGACATCGACTCGGCCGACACCCTGGCCTGGATCGAGGCGCAGAACACGATCACCTCGGCGCACCTGGAGGCGATCGACGGGCGCGACCGGCTCAACGCACGCCTCACCGCGCTCTGGAACTACGAGCGCTTCGGCGTGCCCGAGCGCAGCGGTGACCGCTACTTCTACACCTGGAACGACGGCCTGGCCAACCAGCCACGGCTGATGGTGCAGGACGGCCTGGACGGCGAGCCGCGGGTGCTGCTCGACCCCAACGCCCTGTCGGCCGATGGCACCATCGCCCTGACCGGTGCCGAAATCAGTCGCGACGGCCGCTACCTGGCCTGGGGCACCTCCTCGGGTGGCTCCGACTGGCAGGAATACCGGATCCGCGACATCGACAGCGGCGAGGACCTGCCCGACCTG
This Lysobacterales bacterium DNA region includes the following protein-coding sequences:
- the rnt gene encoding ribonuclease T, encoding MIGPMTAATPPRNPLAERFRGFLPVVVDVETGGFDPGRHALLEIAVQPLAMTEDGILVPGEITSTHVIPHEGGELDPRSLAVNGIDPHHPLRAARQERAALDFVFKPIRVAIQAAGCQRAILVGHNAHFDLAFLNAAVRRTGHKRNPFHAFTVFDTATLSGLAYGQTVLSRALQAAGLDWDSTEAHSARYDAERTSALFCGIVNRFRALGGWLQPGRADAA
- a CDS encoding zinc ribbon domain-containing protein, with product MPIYEYRCEQPDCGQQGQRFEKLQRLSDPDAPCPACGHPAVRLLSAPSVTMGQAHTLKEKHFSERGFTQYKRLGKGVYEKTAGKGPAIISDPGD